The Raphanus sativus cultivar WK10039 chromosome 2, ASM80110v3, whole genome shotgun sequence genome includes a region encoding these proteins:
- the LOC108843272 gene encoding PWWP domain-containing protein 5 gives MSTDSEADFVSGESDSENDSKGLLDAEETSKSENENVSAAESDDDCSQQRSKLESLNLSDSDLVWGKVSSYPWWPGQVFLDPSVASSKAKKHFKKKGTFLVAYFGDFSFAWNDVSKMKPFHQHFSQMANQSDSYEFRNAVCCALEEVSRRVEFGLCCGCVSEEAYYYERVKTQKVMNPGVREESRVRYGGDKASDAVSFEPGKLVEYVKGLACCPRYDESDSLMFASKRAQVLAFQQWTSYLNFPRYETFLKDMTDAKTEEDCVADRSVEEMVGKKRKVESLESGKAEKKMKNNRQKPCFLMEAIPLRMESEMMTTHTLKPLGDSNSISKLEVGNKKIKKPGLKELAQEKTYPPDDMISSRKGTPQPLILEHSNYEDFEKYIEEMSCSNRNHDPEKASITEISEPSDVKASSDQHILPENKDIPGSGSQDCSGDSSAPNALILKFASSGSVPSEEKLNSIFNRYGPLRETETRVMKKGKKARVVFRRGEDAETAFSSSGKYSIFGPSLLSYGLKHVGQKAKEGNELTQ, from the coding sequence ATGTCAACGGACTCAGAAGCTGATTTCGTGAGTGGAGAGTCTGATTCTGAAAACGATAGCAAAGGTTTATTAGATGCAGAAGAGACTAGCAAAAGTGAGAACGAGAATGTCTCCGCTGCAGAGTCTGATGATGATTGCTCGCAACAAAGATCGAAACTGGAGAGTCTGAATCTATCTGATTCAGATTTGGTTTGGGGCAAAGTGAGTAGCTATCCGTGGTGGCCTGGACAAGTGTTCCTCGATCCATCCGTCGCGTCCAGCAAGGCCAAGAAGCACTtcaagaagaaggggacttTCTTGGTTGCTTACTTCGGAGACTTCAGTTTCGCTTGGAACGATGTATCCAAAATGAAGCCTTTCCATCAGCATTTCTCGCAGATGGCGAACCAGAGCGACTCCTACGAGTTTCGTAACGCTGTGTGTTGTGCTTTGGAAGAGGTTTCGAGGAGAGTGGAGTTCGGTTTGTGTTGCGGTTGTGTCTCCGAGGAAGCTTATTACTATGAGAGAGTCAAGACCCAGAAGGTGATGAATCCTGGTGTTAGAGAGGAGTCACGGGTGAGATACGGTGGAGATAAGGCGTCGGATGCTGTCTCTTTCGAACCGGGGAAACTTGTGGAGTATGTGAAGGGTTTGGCTTGCTGTCCTAGATATGATGAGAGTGATAGTCTGATGTTTGCGAGTAAACGAGCTCAGGTTTTGGCGTTCCAGCAGTGGACGAGTTACCTTAACTTTCCTAGATATGAGACGTTTCTTAAGGATATGACTGATGCAAAGACAGAAGAGGATTGTGTTGCAGACAGATCAGTTGAGGAAATGGTTGGGAAGAAGCGTAAGGTTGAGTCTTTGGAGTCAGGTAAGGCTGAGAAAAAGATGAAGAACAACCGGCAAAAGCCATGTTTTTTAATGGAAGCTATCCCTTTGAGAATGGAAAGCGAGATGATGACGACTCATACACTAAAGCCATTGGGTGATTCCAACTCTATTTCAAAGCTGGAAGTTGGGAACAAGAAGATTAAGAAGCCTGGACTCAAAGAGCTTGCCCAAGAAAAGACTTATCCTCCTGATGACATGATCTCAAGCCGAAAGGGAACACCTCAACCACTCATCTTAGAGCACTCGAATTATGAAGATTTTGAGAAGTACATTGAAGAAATGTCTTGCAGTAACCGCAACCACGACCCGGAGAAGGCGAGTATCACTGAGATATCAGAACCTAGTGATGTGAAAGCATCTTCAGACCAGCATATCTTACCTGAGAATAAAGATATCCCTGGCTCAGGCTCCCAAGACTGTTCAGGAGATTCATCAGCACCCAATGCATTGATCCTCAAGTTTGCTAGTTCAGGTTCCGTTCCATCCGAGGAAAAGCTGAACAGCATATTCAACCGTTACGGTCCCCTCAGAGAAACGGAGACTCGGGTGATGAAGAAAGGCAAGAAAGCCAGAGTTGTGTTCAGAAGAGGTGAAGATGCAGAGACTGCCTTCAGCAGCTCCGGGAAATACAGCATCTTTGGACCTTCTCTCCTGAGTTACGGCCTCAAGCATGTTGGTCAGAAAGCCAAAGAGGGCAACGAGTTAACCCAGTGA